The proteins below come from a single Salinilacihabitans rarus genomic window:
- the dacZ gene encoding diadenylate cyclase DacZ, with the protein MAGLDDVFADLFSGADAVMLFSPSGSYYERVTSIGDDDEGGPDVVVVGTENAVGADVFVELPLAFENVSERIKFGIEGGLDDGVIDDGDELVCATSVFSDGIDTVSRVRADGDTHTGIYDLFVKSRADPEVIKSVLELAIELGKKGQKGKPVGALFVVGDAGKVMNKSRPLSYNPFEKSHVHVGDPIVNVMLKEFSRLDGAFVISDSGKIVSAYRYLEPSAEGVDIPKGLGARHMAAGAITRDTNAIAIALSESDGMVRAFKGGELIMEADPEDY; encoded by the coding sequence ATGGCCGGATTAGACGACGTGTTCGCGGATCTCTTTTCGGGTGCCGACGCCGTCATGCTCTTCTCCCCGAGTGGCTCGTACTACGAGCGGGTCACGTCCATCGGGGACGACGACGAGGGGGGGCCGGACGTCGTCGTCGTCGGCACGGAGAACGCCGTCGGCGCGGACGTGTTCGTCGAGTTACCCCTCGCGTTCGAGAACGTCTCGGAACGGATCAAGTTCGGCATCGAGGGGGGACTCGACGACGGCGTGATCGACGACGGCGACGAGTTGGTCTGCGCGACGAGCGTCTTCAGCGACGGCATCGACACCGTCTCGCGGGTGCGCGCCGACGGCGACACCCACACGGGCATCTACGACCTGTTCGTGAAGTCCCGCGCCGACCCGGAGGTGATCAAGTCGGTGCTCGAACTCGCGATCGAACTCGGGAAGAAAGGCCAGAAGGGCAAGCCCGTGGGCGCGCTGTTCGTCGTCGGCGACGCGGGGAAGGTCATGAACAAGTCCCGCCCGCTGTCGTACAACCCGTTCGAGAAGTCCCACGTCCACGTCGGCGATCCGATCGTGAACGTGATGCTCAAGGAGTTCTCGCGGCTCGACGGCGCCTTCGTCATCTCCGACTCGGGCAAGATCGTCTCGGCGTACCGCTACCTCGAACCCTCCGCCGAGGGCGTCGACATCCCGAAGGGGCTTGGCGCCCGGCACATGGCCGCGGGCGCGATCACCCGCGACACCAACGCGATCGCGATCGCCCTCTCCGAGAGCGACGGGATGGTACGGGCGTTCAAAGGCGGTGAACTCATCATGGAGGCAGATCCGGAGGACTACTGA
- the pstA gene encoding phosphate ABC transporter permease PstA, with product MATGGPAVDEWYGTAGEVGRRRGLLFQAACLGATALALVLMLVFLLYVFNDAVQPATADTGWLATVAVTVVLPALGLAAYYYLNDRTAGRIAYTALGVPFMSAMVAGAVWIGFAHLIEPHAWFALVLSATVAAGVVRAYGRLDRDAPLERLAVLTLVPWFALVGVPAVSVDYTVRTPFLGQELFPISVAIPTLVPSLRAVILSLPVLPTEPLALLASFAVPVALAAGWHLRRVRESDRDAAVAAGAVTVAAAVGLAVAPAIGWGPTSWIVLVTVVGTGTGLYVEHVLRRGEGVSGLALPVLVAVGALVGWGIVRLADFAGPDTWLDAGFLTSAHSTTPTNAGIYPALIGSVFLLVVIVVFAFPVGVGAAIYLEEYAPSKGRMGRVVELIEINIANLAGVPSVVYGVLGLTVFIRTVGMGNGTPIVGGLTVGLLILPIVIISAQEAIRAVPDSLRQASYGMGATRWQTTRNVVLPRALPGIFTGTILALGRAIGETAPLLMIQMPAIVRRSPESFFSTASAMPRQILQWSTLIKTDFRYGVLAAGVVTLLVVLLTMNATAIVLRNRYQRG from the coding sequence ATGGCGACCGGCGGACCCGCCGTCGACGAGTGGTACGGCACGGCAGGCGAGGTCGGACGCCGGCGCGGCCTGCTGTTTCAGGCCGCCTGCCTCGGCGCGACGGCGCTCGCGCTGGTGTTGATGCTGGTGTTCCTGCTGTACGTCTTCAACGACGCCGTCCAGCCGGCCACGGCCGATACGGGCTGGCTCGCGACGGTCGCCGTGACGGTCGTCCTCCCCGCGCTGGGGCTGGCGGCGTACTACTACCTGAACGACCGGACGGCGGGGCGAATCGCCTACACCGCCCTCGGCGTCCCGTTCATGAGCGCGATGGTCGCCGGCGCCGTCTGGATCGGCTTCGCGCACCTGATCGAGCCCCACGCGTGGTTCGCGCTCGTCCTCTCGGCGACGGTCGCCGCCGGCGTCGTGCGGGCGTACGGTCGGCTCGACCGGGACGCCCCGCTCGAACGGCTCGCCGTCCTGACTCTCGTCCCGTGGTTCGCCCTGGTCGGCGTCCCGGCCGTCTCGGTCGACTACACGGTCAGGACGCCGTTCCTCGGTCAGGAGCTGTTCCCGATCTCGGTCGCGATCCCGACGCTGGTGCCGAGCCTGCGGGCCGTGATCCTCTCGCTGCCGGTGCTCCCGACCGAACCGCTCGCGCTGCTCGCGTCGTTTGCCGTCCCGGTCGCGCTGGCCGCCGGCTGGCACCTCCGCCGGGTTCGCGAGAGCGACCGCGACGCCGCGGTCGCCGCCGGCGCGGTAACCGTCGCCGCCGCGGTCGGACTGGCGGTCGCCCCCGCGATCGGGTGGGGGCCGACCTCGTGGATCGTCCTCGTGACGGTCGTCGGGACGGGGACGGGCCTGTACGTCGAGCACGTCCTCAGGCGGGGCGAGGGGGTCTCCGGGCTCGCGCTCCCCGTCCTCGTCGCCGTCGGCGCGCTCGTCGGCTGGGGGATCGTCCGACTCGCCGACTTCGCCGGCCCGGACACGTGGCTCGACGCGGGGTTCCTGACCAGCGCGCACAGCACGACCCCCACGAACGCCGGCATCTACCCGGCGCTCATCGGCTCCGTCTTCCTGCTGGTCGTCATCGTCGTCTTCGCGTTCCCGGTCGGCGTCGGGGCGGCGATCTACCTCGAGGAGTACGCCCCGTCGAAGGGACGGATGGGTCGGGTCGTCGAACTCATCGAGATCAACATCGCGAACCTCGCGGGCGTCCCCTCCGTCGTCTACGGCGTCCTCGGGCTCACGGTGTTCATCAGGACGGTCGGGATGGGCAACGGGACCCCGATCGTCGGCGGGCTGACGGTCGGCCTGCTGATCCTGCCGATCGTGATCATCTCCGCTCAGGAGGCCATCCGGGCGGTTCCGGACTCGCTCCGACAGGCGAGTTACGGCATGGGCGCGACGAGGTGGCAGACGACCCGGAACGTCGTCCTCCCGCGGGCGCTCCCGGGGATCTTCACTGGGACGATCCTCGCGCTCGGGCGGGCGATCGGCGAGACGGCGCCGCTGTTGATGATCCAGATGCCGGCGATCGTCAGGAGGTCCCCCGAGTCGTTCTTCAGCACGGCCAGCGCGATGCCGCGACAGATCCTCCAGTGGTCGACGCTGATCAAGACGGACTTCCGCTACGGCGTGCTCGCGGCGGGCGTCGTCACCCTGCTCGTCGTCCTGCTCACGATGAACGCGACCGCGATCGTCCTCAGAAACAGGTACCAGCGAGGCTGA
- a CDS encoding PstS family phosphate ABC transporter substrate-binding protein, protein MPDKQIGRRVDAVSRRKLLAATGSIGALAVAGCSENEASDGGDGGSDALSGEVVVTGSSTVFPISDRMAEEFMAEHDVNVPVDSTGSGGGFENHFCPGDSDINGASRPIKDAEVASCGDQGVTPVEFHVAGDALTMAVSPENDWVDCMTFDEMAQIWQEDGAETWADVDPDWPDEEFELFGPDTTSGTFDWFTENVVGEAGNHRDDYEPTEDDNIIIQGLEQNPYAIGYFGYAYYAENQDRVKALEVRETADDECGEPSLQAASDGTYPMARPLFIYASEDAIQREEVAAFLEFYLENASADFVADEIGYVPSSDKMVEENLATLEEYA, encoded by the coding sequence ATGCCTGACAAGCAGATCGGCCGTCGGGTCGACGCAGTATCGAGGCGGAAACTCCTCGCGGCGACCGGATCGATCGGCGCGCTGGCCGTCGCCGGCTGTTCGGAGAACGAGGCCAGCGACGGTGGCGACGGCGGAAGCGACGCCCTCTCCGGCGAGGTCGTCGTCACGGGTTCGAGCACGGTGTTCCCGATCTCCGACCGGATGGCAGAGGAGTTCATGGCGGAACACGACGTCAACGTGCCCGTCGACTCGACCGGCAGCGGCGGCGGGTTCGAGAACCACTTCTGCCCCGGCGACTCGGACATCAACGGCGCCTCCCGCCCGATCAAGGACGCGGAGGTCGCCAGTTGTGGAGACCAGGGCGTCACCCCGGTCGAGTTCCACGTCGCGGGCGACGCGCTCACGATGGCGGTCAGCCCCGAGAACGACTGGGTCGACTGCATGACCTTCGACGAGATGGCCCAGATATGGCAGGAAGACGGCGCCGAGACGTGGGCCGACGTCGACCCCGACTGGCCCGACGAGGAGTTCGAACTGTTCGGCCCCGACACCACCTCGGGCACCTTCGACTGGTTCACCGAGAACGTCGTCGGCGAGGCGGGCAACCACCGCGACGACTACGAGCCCACCGAGGACGACAACATCATCATTCAGGGCCTCGAGCAGAACCCCTACGCGATCGGTTACTTCGGCTACGCGTACTACGCGGAGAACCAGGATCGCGTCAAGGCCCTCGAAGTCCGCGAGACCGCGGACGACGAGTGTGGCGAGCCGAGTCTGCAGGCGGCGAGCGATGGCACCTACCCGATGGCTCGCCCGCTGTTCATCTACGCCAGCGAGGACGCCATCCAGCGCGAGGAGGTCGCCGCGTTCCTCGAGTTCTACCTCGAAAACGCCAGCGCGGACTTCGTCGCCGACGAGATCGGTTACGTCCCCTCGAGCGACAAGATGGTCGAGGAGAACCTCGCGACGCTCGAAGAGTACGCCTGA
- a CDS encoding NADP-dependent malic enzyme, with protein sequence MGLDEDALEYHRTDPPGKLEISTTKPTNTQRDLSLAYSPGVAAPCMEIHEDETDAYTYTAKGNLVGVVSNGSAVLGLGDIGAQASKPVMEGKGVLFKRFADIDVFDVELDEDDPEKFAAAVKMMEPTFGGVNLEDIKAPECFEIEERLRETMSIPVFHDDQHGTAIISGAALLNAADIAGKDLEDLEIVFSGAGASAIATARFYVSLGCRRENITMCDSSGIITEARAAAGDVNEYKREFARDVPEGDLADAMAGADVFVGLSIGGIVDQEMVRSMADDPIVFAMANPDPEIGYEEAKAARDDTVIMATGRSDYPNQVNNVLGFPFIFRGALDVRATEINEAMKVACAEALADLARQDVPDAVVKAYGDQPIQFGPDYIIPKPVDPRVLFTVAPAVAKAAIDSGAARVEINVDVYEEELEARLGKSREMMRVVLNKAKSEPKRVALAEGDDEKMIRAAYQMQEQGIAQPVLIGDESEVKRTAANLGLDFTPEVADPFAGDYDEYADRLYELRRRKGITRSEAEELVRRDTNYFGSVMVERGDADALLTGLTHHYPSALRPPLQVIGTAPDVEYAAGVYMLTFKNRVIFVADATVNQSPDEEVLAEVTKQTGKLARRFNVEPRAALLSYSNFGSVDNEGTRKPRRAAAMLQDDPTVDFTVDGEMQADTAVVEEILHGTYEFTDLEEPANVLVFPNLEAGNIGYKLLQRLGGAEAIGPMLVGMDKPVHVLQRGDEVKDIVNLAGVAVVDAQQE encoded by the coding sequence ATGGGATTAGACGAGGACGCCCTGGAGTACCACCGGACCGACCCGCCGGGGAAACTGGAGATTTCCACGACGAAACCGACGAACACCCAGCGTGACCTCTCGCTCGCGTACTCGCCGGGGGTCGCCGCGCCGTGTATGGAGATCCACGAGGACGAAACCGACGCCTACACGTACACCGCGAAGGGGAACCTCGTCGGCGTCGTCTCGAACGGGTCGGCCGTGCTCGGCCTCGGCGACATCGGCGCGCAGGCCTCCAAACCCGTGATGGAGGGGAAGGGCGTGCTGTTCAAACGCTTCGCCGACATCGACGTGTTCGACGTCGAACTCGACGAGGACGACCCCGAGAAGTTCGCCGCCGCCGTGAAGATGATGGAACCGACCTTCGGCGGGGTCAACCTGGAGGACATCAAGGCGCCGGAGTGTTTCGAGATCGAGGAGCGCCTGCGCGAGACGATGTCGATCCCGGTGTTCCACGACGACCAGCACGGCACCGCGATCATCTCCGGGGCCGCACTGCTCAACGCCGCCGACATCGCCGGCAAGGACCTCGAAGACCTCGAAATCGTCTTCTCCGGCGCGGGCGCGAGCGCGATCGCGACGGCGCGTTTTTACGTCTCGCTGGGCTGTCGGCGCGAGAACATCACGATGTGTGACTCCTCGGGGATCATCACCGAGGCCCGCGCCGCGGCGGGCGACGTCAACGAGTACAAACGGGAGTTCGCCCGCGACGTCCCCGAGGGCGACCTCGCGGACGCGATGGCGGGCGCGGACGTCTTCGTCGGCCTCTCGATCGGCGGCATCGTCGATCAGGAGATGGTGCGCTCGATGGCCGACGACCCGATCGTCTTCGCGATGGCCAACCCCGACCCGGAGATCGGCTACGAGGAGGCCAAAGCGGCCCGCGACGACACCGTCATCATGGCGACGGGCCGGTCCGACTACCCGAATCAGGTGAACAACGTCCTCGGGTTCCCGTTCATCTTCCGCGGCGCGCTCGACGTCCGGGCGACGGAGATCAACGAGGCGATGAAAGTCGCCTGCGCCGAGGCGCTCGCCGACCTCGCGAGACAGGACGTCCCCGACGCCGTCGTCAAGGCCTACGGCGACCAGCCGATCCAGTTCGGCCCCGACTACATCATCCCGAAGCCGGTCGACCCGCGCGTGCTGTTCACGGTCGCCCCCGCGGTGGCGAAGGCGGCCATCGACTCCGGCGCCGCGCGGGTCGAGATAAACGTCGACGTCTACGAGGAGGAACTCGAGGCCCGCCTCGGCAAGTCCCGCGAGATGATGCGGGTGGTGCTGAACAAGGCCAAGAGCGAACCGAAGCGCGTCGCGCTCGCGGAGGGCGACGACGAGAAGATGATCCGGGCGGCCTACCAGATGCAGGAACAGGGGATCGCCCAGCCCGTCCTCATCGGCGACGAGAGCGAGGTCAAGCGGACCGCCGCCAACCTCGGGCTGGACTTCACCCCCGAGGTCGCGGACCCGTTCGCCGGCGACTACGACGAGTACGCCGACCGACTGTACGAACTGCGCCGGCGCAAGGGGATCACCCGCTCGGAGGCCGAGGAACTCGTCCGCCGGGACACCAACTACTTCGGCAGCGTGATGGTCGAGCGCGGCGACGCCGACGCGCTCCTGACGGGACTTACCCACCACTACCCGTCGGCGCTGCGCCCGCCGCTGCAGGTGATCGGCACCGCCCCCGACGTCGAGTACGCCGCCGGCGTCTACATGCTCACGTTCAAGAACCGCGTGATCTTCGTCGCCGACGCGACGGTCAACCAGTCGCCCGACGAGGAGGTGCTCGCGGAGGTCACGAAACAGACGGGCAAACTCGCCCGCCGGTTCAACGTCGAACCCCGCGCCGCGTTGCTGTCGTACTCGAACTTCGGTAGCGTCGACAACGAGGGGACGAGAAAGCCACGCCGCGCGGCCGCGATGCTTCAGGACGACCCCACCGTCGACTTCACGGTCGACGGCGAGATGCAGGCCGACACCGCCGTCGTCGAGGAGATTCTCCACGGCACCTACGAGTTCACCGACCTCGAAGAGCCCGCGAACGTGCTCGTCTTCCCGAACCTCGAGGCCGGCAACATCGGCTACAAACTGCTCCAGCGTCTCGGCGGCGCCGAGGCCATCGGCCCGATGCTCGTCGGGATGGACAAGCCGGTCCACGTCCTCCAGCGCGGCGACGAGGTCAAAGACATCGTGAACCTCGCGGGCGTGGCGGTCGTAGACGCCCAGCAGGAGTAG
- a CDS encoding phosphate signaling complex PhoU family protein, which translates to METRKVQVTGGSTYTVSLPKTWATENDVSAGTTVEFYPEDDALLLTPQSDTHRQEGSLDVSNLEGERLTRAVMTMYVSGFDIIRLEANRITTDQRRAIRSATQSLVGVEVLEETTNSVVIQDLLDSSELSIVNAVTRMRLIAGAMLEDAVTALVENDDDIARDVIERDDDVDRLWLVVSRIFRAALRSPRATEELGVPREDCFDYHSSARQLERVADHAVKISKLALKLEEIPEEVAEALLELFEDAFDVLEKSMDALFADESEEANRLGHAAREAVLGIDEHTRTVDDMLRDLDPVQAQSLGLIVDSLSRSADYGGNIAETALQKAAPRP; encoded by the coding sequence ATGGAGACGCGCAAGGTCCAGGTGACCGGCGGATCGACCTACACCGTCTCGCTCCCGAAGACGTGGGCGACGGAGAACGACGTCAGCGCCGGCACGACCGTCGAGTTCTACCCCGAGGACGACGCCCTGCTGTTGACGCCCCAAAGCGACACCCACAGGCAGGAAGGCTCCCTCGACGTCTCGAACCTCGAAGGCGAGCGCCTCACGCGGGCGGTCATGACGATGTACGTCAGCGGCTTCGACATCATCCGGCTGGAGGCAAACCGCATCACCACCGACCAGCGCCGGGCGATCAGGAGCGCGACCCAGAGCCTCGTCGGCGTCGAGGTGTTAGAGGAGACGACCAACAGCGTCGTCATCCAGGACCTGCTCGACTCCTCGGAACTGTCGATCGTCAACGCCGTCACCCGGATGCGCCTGATCGCCGGGGCCATGCTCGAAGACGCCGTCACCGCGCTCGTCGAGAACGACGACGACATCGCCCGCGACGTCATCGAGCGCGACGACGACGTCGACCGCCTCTGGCTCGTCGTCTCGCGCATCTTCCGCGCGGCGCTTCGCTCCCCGCGCGCGACCGAGGAACTCGGCGTCCCCCGCGAGGACTGTTTCGACTACCACTCCAGCGCCCGGCAACTCGAGCGCGTCGCCGACCACGCCGTAAAGATCAGCAAACTCGCTCTCAAACTCGAGGAGATCCCCGAGGAGGTCGCCGAGGCGCTGCTCGAACTCTTCGAGGACGCCTTCGACGTCCTCGAGAAGTCGATGGACGCGCTGTTCGCCGACGAGAGCGAGGAGGCCAACCGGCTCGGCCACGCCGCCCGCGAGGCCGTCCTCGGAATCGACGAGCACACCCGGACCGTCGACGACATGCTCCGGGACCTCGACCCCGTTCAGGCCCAGTCGCTCGGGCTGATCGTCGACTCGCTCTCCCGGAGCGCCGACTACGGCGGCAACATCGCCGAGACGGCCCTGCAGAAGGCCGCGCCGCGGCCCTGA
- a CDS encoding phosphopantetheine adenylyltransferase, which yields MDVALGGTFDPVHDGHRRLFERAFELGDVTVGLTSDELAPETRHVDRYVRPYEDRKRDLEAELAGYTDEYDREFEVRTLEEPTGIATEPQFDYLIVSPETVDGGERINEIRRERGHDPLEVVVVPHVLAEDGEIISSTRIVQGEIDEHGRVTPDREGREARYPDSASDSTSDRD from the coding sequence ATGGACGTCGCGCTTGGTGGGACGTTCGACCCCGTTCACGACGGCCACCGACGGCTGTTCGAACGGGCGTTCGAACTCGGGGACGTGACCGTCGGGCTGACGAGCGACGAACTCGCCCCGGAGACACGCCACGTCGACCGATACGTGAGACCCTACGAGGACCGAAAGCGCGACCTCGAAGCGGAACTCGCGGGCTACACCGACGAGTACGACCGCGAGTTCGAGGTTCGAACGCTCGAGGAGCCGACGGGGATCGCGACCGAACCGCAGTTCGACTACCTGATCGTCTCACCGGAGACCGTCGACGGCGGCGAGCGTATCAACGAGATCCGCCGCGAGCGCGGCCACGACCCCCTCGAGGTCGTCGTCGTCCCGCACGTCCTCGCCGAGGACGGCGAGATCATCTCGAGCACCCGCATCGTTCAGGGCGAGATCGACGAGCACGGGCGCGTGACCCCCGACCGCGAGGGGCGCGAGGCCCGTTACCCCGACTCCGCCTCCGACTCCACGTCCGATCGCGACTGA
- the pstB gene encoding phosphate ABC transporter ATP-binding protein PstB: MTNERTLADGTNRTDADPHPAGADGALVNVPGTIGRDGTAATTETIIEARDLDVYYGDEQALRSVEMAIPEKQVTALIGPSGCGKSTFLRSINRMNDLIDVCRVDGGVRFDGKNVYDEDVDPVALRRKIGMVFQQPNPFPKSIYDNVAYGLKVQGIDDDLDERVEQALKRAALWDEVEGRLDESGLELSGGQQQRLCIARAIAPDPDVVLMDEPASALDPVATSRIEDLIDELSEEYTVVIVTHNMQQAARISDKTAVFLTGGELVEFDATAKIFENPDSDRVEDYITGKFG; encoded by the coding sequence ATGACGAACGAACGCACACTTGCGGACGGAACGAACCGAACCGACGCCGACCCGCACCCGGCCGGAGCCGACGGGGCGCTCGTGAACGTCCCCGGCACGATCGGCCGGGACGGGACGGCCGCGACGACCGAGACGATCATCGAGGCGCGCGACCTCGACGTCTACTACGGCGACGAACAGGCGTTACGGAGCGTCGAGATGGCCATCCCCGAGAAGCAGGTGACGGCCCTCATCGGCCCCTCTGGCTGTGGGAAGTCGACGTTCCTGCGCTCGATCAACCGGATGAACGACCTCATCGACGTCTGCCGGGTGGACGGCGGCGTCCGTTTCGACGGGAAGAACGTCTACGACGAGGACGTCGATCCGGTGGCGCTGCGCCGGAAGATCGGGATGGTGTTCCAGCAGCCGAACCCGTTCCCGAAGTCGATCTACGACAACGTCGCCTACGGCCTGAAAGTTCAGGGGATCGACGACGACCTCGACGAGCGGGTCGAACAGGCGCTGAAGCGCGCCGCCCTCTGGGACGAGGTGGAGGGACGGCTGGACGAGTCGGGGCTCGAACTCTCCGGCGGCCAGCAGCAGCGACTCTGCATCGCCCGCGCCATCGCCCCCGACCCGGACGTCGTCCTGATGGACGAACCGGCCTCGGCGCTCGATCCCGTCGCGACCTCGCGCATCGAGGACCTGATCGACGAACTCTCCGAGGAGTACACGGTCGTGATCGTCACGCACAACATGCAGCAGGCCGCCCGCATCTCCGACAAGACCGCGGTCTTCCTCACCGGCGGGGAACTCGTCGAGTTCGACGCCACCGCCAAAATCTTCGAGAACCCCGACAGCGACCGCGTCGAAGACTACATCACCGGCAAGTTCGGCTGA
- a CDS encoding transcription initiation factor IIB family protein: MYSARERVEHADWLEELDQIADRLDLSSEARSCATDLFLADVPEADRSKRAVLAASVYAGSLVAGDGRTQGAVADAADVSRLSIQQRWKELLANAGLEPPRW; this comes from the coding sequence ATGTACAGCGCGAGGGAGCGCGTCGAACACGCCGACTGGCTCGAGGAACTCGACCAGATCGCCGACCGTCTGGACCTCTCCTCGGAGGCGCGCTCGTGTGCGACGGACCTCTTTCTGGCCGACGTGCCGGAGGCCGACCGATCGAAGCGGGCCGTGCTGGCGGCCAGCGTCTACGCCGGGTCGCTCGTGGCCGGCGACGGCCGCACCCAGGGAGCGGTCGCCGACGCGGCCGACGTCTCGCGGCTGTCGATCCAGCAGCGGTGGAAGGAACTGCTGGCGAACGCGGGACTCGAACCGCCGCGGTGGTAA
- a CDS encoding 30S ribosomal protein S8e — translation MQDQGRSTRKRTGGRLKHFRNRRKSELGRQPTETQVGEPRFRTVDARGNDEKTRALATNVANVNTGEETVSAAIEDVVENPANPNYVRRNIVTKGAVIETSEGRARVTSRPGQTGQVNAVLLD, via the coding sequence ATGCAAGATCAGGGACGCTCCACGCGCAAGCGCACCGGTGGCCGACTCAAGCACTTCCGCAACCGCCGCAAGTCCGAACTCGGGCGCCAGCCGACGGAGACGCAGGTCGGCGAGCCCCGCTTCCGGACCGTCGACGCCCGCGGCAACGACGAGAAGACCCGCGCGCTGGCGACGAACGTCGCGAACGTCAACACGGGCGAGGAGACGGTCTCCGCCGCCATCGAGGACGTCGTCGAGAACCCCGCCAACCCCAACTACGTCCGGCGGAACATCGTCACGAAAGGCGCCGTCATCGAGACCAGCGAGGGCCGTGCGCGCGTCACCTCCCGTCCCGGCCAGACCGGTCAGGTCAACGCCGTCCTGCTCGACTGA
- the pstC gene encoding phosphate ABC transporter permease subunit PstC: MNGDSVSASLTRSSALRDGRERAYRWLLFSCAALTVVVTVSILVTLAYDAITFFGFDEVGVVSFLTGTEWNSRRDVYGVLPLVSATLIITVVSAMVAIPIGTAAAVYLSEYASPEARSVLKPALEILAGIPTVVYGYLALVYLTPWLRAAGLPLGTFNLLSASIMVGIMIIPMVSSLSEDAMSAVPDSLRQAGYGLGATKFEVSTGIVIPAAVSGIFSSYILALSRAIGETMIVVMAGGLQARMLNVANPFENLANSGLAMTASMVHAVTSDVTGGSPEFYSMFGIGLTLFCLTFAMNLLSNRIAARYREEYQ; the protein is encoded by the coding sequence ATGAACGGGGATTCGGTATCCGCCTCGCTCACGCGCTCGTCCGCACTTCGGGACGGGCGCGAGCGGGCGTATCGGTGGCTGCTGTTCTCCTGTGCGGCGCTGACGGTGGTAGTGACGGTGAGCATCCTGGTCACGCTCGCGTACGACGCGATCACGTTCTTCGGGTTCGACGAGGTCGGCGTCGTCTCGTTCCTGACGGGGACGGAGTGGAACTCGCGGCGGGACGTCTACGGCGTCCTCCCGCTCGTGAGCGCGACGCTGATCATCACGGTCGTCTCGGCGATGGTCGCGATTCCGATCGGGACCGCCGCGGCGGTCTACCTCTCGGAGTACGCGAGTCCGGAGGCGCGCTCGGTGTTGAAACCGGCGCTCGAGATACTCGCGGGCATCCCGACGGTCGTCTACGGGTATCTGGCGCTCGTCTACCTGACGCCGTGGTTGCGGGCGGCCGGCCTCCCGCTGGGGACGTTCAACCTCCTCAGCGCGTCGATCATGGTCGGGATCATGATCATCCCGATGGTCTCCTCGCTCTCGGAGGACGCGATGAGCGCCGTCCCCGACTCGCTGCGACAGGCCGGCTACGGCCTCGGCGCGACCAAGTTCGAGGTCTCCACGGGAATCGTCATCCCGGCGGCGGTCTCGGGCATCTTCTCGTCGTACATCCTCGCGCTCTCGCGGGCCATCGGCGAGACGATGATCGTCGTGATGGCCGGCGGGTTGCAGGCGCGCATGCTGAACGTCGCGAACCCGTTCGAGAACCTGGCGAACTCCGGGCTGGCGATGACGGCGTCGATGGTCCACGCGGTCACGAGCGACGTCACCGGCGGTTCCCCGGAGTTCTACAGCATGTTCGGGATCGGACTCACGCTGTTCTGTCTCACGTTCGCGATGAACCTGCTGAGCAACCGGATCGCCGCCCGGTACCGGGAGGAGTACCAGTGA